CGCCGGTCTCTCAGTGACGCTCGGAAGCGACGGGTTCGACCGTCTCGAATCGATCCGTGACGGCGCGGAGCCGACGGCTCGCCGATCGATCCACGAGGAGAGTGGGATCGAGGAGACGTTTGTTCTCAATACGTGTCAGAGGTGTGAACTGTATGCATACGGATCCCGCGCACGCTGCGTACTCGCGGAGGTCGGTCGGTGCGTCGGCGTCGACGTCACGCCGGACGGCGGTCGGTTGCTAACCGGGGAAGCTGCCGTTACCCATCTCTTTCAGGTTGCCTCGGGACTCGAAAGCGGGGTGCTCGGGGAGGACGAAGTGCTTGGACAGCTTCGTGATGCGTACCACAACGCAGTTGATGAGGGCGCGGTGAACGGACGGCTGGAGACGGTCATCTCGAAATCGATCCGCGTCGGCGAGCGTGCCAGAACCGAGACCGCGATCAATGAGGGTGCGGTCTCGCTGGGGAGCGTCACCCTCGATCGGATCCACCACGAACTTGCCGCGGTCGAGGGGCCAGACCGGATCGCCGACTGTGACGTGCTGGTCGTCGGTGCTGGCGAGGTCGCGGAGCTGGTCGTCGACTCCATCGCCTGTCGGACCGGCACTGACGGGTCGGTCGTTGTTGCGAACCGGAGCCGGCACGGAGCCGAACGGCTCGCGGAAACGGTCGATGGGGAGGCCATCCGGATCGCGGATCTGTCGAACGCATACTTTGAGCGTGCGGACGTGGTGGTGTCCGCCACGGGAGCCGACGACCGCGTCCTCACGCTCGGCCAGCTTGTCGGCCACGAGCTGATCATGATCGATCTCGCGAACCCCCGCGATGTCGATCCGGCTGTCGCCGACCTCGATGACATCTCGGTGACGACCATCGACGAGGTGTTGGCCGTCAGAAACAGCGAGATACGACGGCGCGAGGCGGCGATCGACGACGTCCGGGCGATTATCGACGAGGAGAGTGACCGGCTCGAAGAACAGCTCCGGGTCGAACGTGTCGACGACACACTCGACCGGATCTACTCGCAGGCGCACACGCTCCGCGAGTCCGAGACCGAGCGGGCGCTTGCACGGTTACACAACGAAAAGGGGGAGCCGCTCACGGAACGCCAGGAGACTGTGGTCCGGGATCTCTCGATGGCAATTGTCAACAAGCTGTTACATCCCACGACGTCCGAGCTACGTCGGGCGGCAGCCGAGGACGATCAGGAGACCGTCGACACGCTGCTTCGACTTTTCGACAACCACCTCACTGAGGAGTGAGATCCAGCGGAGTGAACAGGAGTACTTATAAATTTTGAACTGGTGGCCCAATGAATCCCTTAGCAACGCGCGGGCGGCCGAACGCCCCGGTTCCGGACGGCACGATGTTCAGACATTCTACAATGTTTGGAATTTGTGCACGAAATGGCCACCGACCGGTGCCGACCGGGCCGAAATCCCCGGCCGCTACAGAACGGTGCCGTGTTTCTTCTCGGGCACCTCTTTCTCGACGTCCTCGTAGAACGCAAAGCGGGCGGCCAGTTGCGCCCGGAGATCGCTCGGCGGGACGATCTCGTCGATGACGACCTCGCTGGCCATTCGGTGGACGTCGATGTCCTCACGGTACTCCTCGCGGAGCTCCGCCTCACGCTCGGCTCGCTCCTCGGGATCGTCGATCTCGTCGAGCTTGTTGGCGTAGACGGCGTTGATTGCGGCCTCGGGACCCATGATCCCGATTTCGCCGGAGGGTAGCGCAATGACGCTCTCGGGATCGTAGGCCGGGCCACCCATGGCGTAGATGCCCGCGCCGTAGGCCTTGCGCGTGACGACGGTCTGCTGTGGGACCGTGGCCGAAGAGGTGGCGTAGATGAATTTTTTGCCCTGTTCCAGAATACCCTCCTTCTCGACTTGCGACCCCGCCATGAAGCCGGGCGTGTCGCAGAGATACAGGATCGGGATCTCATAGGCGTCGGATTTCCAGATGAACTCGGCCGCCTTCTCGGCGGCGTCGGGGAATATCGCCCCCGCACGGACCGCAGGCTGGTTGGCGACAATACCCACCGGTCGGCCGTCGATCCGGGCGTATCCCGTAACGATCTCCTTGCCGTAGTCCTCCCGTAGCTCGAAAAAGGAGTCGGCATCGACGACCCGCTCGATCAGGTCCAGCACGTCGTAGCTCTCGTTCGGTTTCTCGGGGACGACCGCGTCGATCCCATCGGGTGCCTTCGCCGGTGACTTTCCCTCCCGTTTCGGCGGCTTCTCCCCC
Above is a genomic segment from Natranaeroarchaeum aerophilus containing:
- the hemA gene encoding glutamyl-tRNA reductase, which produces MYDDIAGLSVTLGSDGFDRLESIRDGAEPTARRSIHEESGIEETFVLNTCQRCELYAYGSRARCVLAEVGRCVGVDVTPDGGRLLTGEAAVTHLFQVASGLESGVLGEDEVLGQLRDAYHNAVDEGAVNGRLETVISKSIRVGERARTETAINEGAVSLGSVTLDRIHHELAAVEGPDRIADCDVLVVGAGEVAELVVDSIACRTGTDGSVVVANRSRHGAERLAETVDGEAIRIADLSNAYFERADVVVSATGADDRVLTLGQLVGHELIMIDLANPRDVDPAVADLDDISVTTIDEVLAVRNSEIRRREAAIDDVRAIIDEESDRLEEQLRVERVDDTLDRIYSQAHTLRESETERALARLHNEKGEPLTERQETVVRDLSMAIVNKLLHPTTSELRRAAAEDDQETVDTLLRLFDNHLTEE